Proteins encoded within one genomic window of Macaca fascicularis isolate 582-1 chromosome 16, T2T-MFA8v1.1:
- the LOC141408843 gene encoding uncharacterized protein — MPGWGWLSRAGVPARGEVIRTLNHSLRVLPTGLQTRRSGSTSPTGAFPARPGLEKLRAGFPAQGRPTEHSVSGWIRRGPGYSSFANLGEHREGEGLVGAGRIPGAQDRTRPQEVPCVHRRGDTSCSGVNAWVGTGGLGLLPSCLQMEGSIRLPSPPRGMRPAQLPPQHRDKRSRARSSLVRTRHLPHTFLPILPLAPPPPHLPPQSPLGGPLPARALWGVRSLASPPLVPAGARGLGVQRSLLHRAVPALPGFLFSNITRKAPVESAWQNFLPDWVWAAVARDNPRRPGFLTPLGQASA; from the coding sequence ATGCCGGGTTGGGGCTGGTTGTCTCGTGCGGGCGTTCCTGCTCGCGGGGAGGTTATTCGCACCCTGAATCACTCACTTCGAGTCCTTCCAACCGGATTGCAGACCCGCCGCTCCGGGTCCACCTCCCCCACCGGGGCCTTTCCAGCCCGGCCGGGCCTGGAAAAACTCCGAGCGGGATTCCCAGCGCAGGGACGCCCAACGGAGCACAGTGTCTCGGGCTGGATAAGACGTGGACCCGGCTACAGCTCCTTCGCCAACCTGGGGGAACACAGAGAAGGGGAGGGATTGGTGGGGGccgggaggatccctggagcacAAGATCGCACCCGTCCCCAGGAGGTCCCCTGCGTCCACCGCCGAGGTGACACAAGCTGCAGCGGCGTCAACGCCTGGGTCGGCACTGGGGGCCTGGGCCTGctcccctcctgcctccagaTGGAGGGCAGCATTCGCCTACCTTCTCCTCCCCGTGGGATGAGGCCTGCGCAGCTCCCGCCCCAGCACCGAGACAAGAGGAGCAGGGCGAGGAGCTCTTTGGTGCGGACCCGCCACCTGCCGCACACTTTCCTCCCCATCCTGCCCcttgccccacccccaccccacctcccacctcaatcCCCGCTCGGCGGCCCACTGCCTGCCCGGGCACTTTGGGGTGTCCGCTCGCTGGCCTCGCCTCCACTTGTCCCAGCGGGTGCGCGTGGGCTCGGTGTCCAGCGCTCGCTACTCCACCGCGCGGTTCCCGCGCTGCCCGGTTTCCTATTCAGCAATATAACTAGGAAGGCACCGGTGGAGAGCGCCTGGCAGAACTTCCTCCCGGACTGGGTCTGGGCTGCAGTTGCGAGAGACAATCCCCGGCGTCCTGGCTTCCTGACCCCTCTGGGCCAGGCCAGCGCCTGA